In Thiospirochaeta perfilievii, a single window of DNA contains:
- a CDS encoding response regulator — MHKILIIDDDDGVRNSLFYHFEDCGYSVSLAISGEEAVELLENNSFDIIIVDLRLPRLRGDDFIKKVYNKTNNTKFIMFTGSEEYTLCHELKALPRVCNVVYYKPLVNLNLLNQEIESLLK, encoded by the coding sequence ATGCATAAAATTCTTATAATTGATGATGATGATGGTGTTAGAAATAGTCTTTTTTATCATTTCGAAGATTGTGGATATAGTGTCTCCCTTGCTATAAGTGGGGAAGAGGCTGTAGAGCTTCTAGAGAATAATTCATTTGATATTATTATTGTAGACTTAAGGCTCCCAAGATTAAGAGGAGATGATTTTATAAAAAAAGTATATAATAAGACAAATAATACAAAGTTTATAATGTTTACAGGTAGCGAAGAGTATACTCTTTGTCATGAGCTTAAAGCCCTACCCCGTGTATGTAATGTTGTATATTACAAACCACTAGTTAATCTTAACCTGCTAAATCAAGAGATCGAGTCCCTTCTAAAATAA
- a CDS encoding DUF1573 domain-containing protein, which produces MIKNILTLILTAIPGLLFSLELTGEINLGNALSMEVITQEISVTNSSSTDLEITFLSLCDCLSIDPQSRTISAGERSLFNLTLEPEGYGVMSRHMLVDKNGKKTTTKVFVTLPDPPKETLSMGCPECREKEKAIEDQERAKKILDSWIIADIYYSPGCSTCEEFIMDAGVEYTIKKHNILEKEELTSLEKKLKLLDIGLKEFPLLIYKDRVLQGGEVNIEKFKKILSFKQETTLNEKYRNTLEYLKPLPIFFAGLLDGVNPCAFTTLLFLISSLFYVGRGRKEILTVGIIFTITIFLSYYLVGLGLLNVIRTAFIFPIISKVIKYILIIALLILSLLSFFDAYNAKKGSVNQMKLQLPKGIKKRIHNVIRKNTRNRGLVVGTIIIGIMVTIFELTCTGQVYLPIISYIIKIEASLSSYFYLTLYNLGFIIPLVLVFATIYKGSNNKKIATWFSSRLYIIKLLLGLLFVSMIFFI; this is translated from the coding sequence ATCATTAAAAACATCCTTACTTTAATACTAACCGCTATACCCGGTCTACTCTTTTCTTTAGAGCTGACCGGGGAAATAAACCTAGGGAATGCCCTTTCAATGGAGGTTATAACCCAGGAAATTAGCGTTACCAATAGTAGTAGTACCGATCTAGAAATAACCTTTCTCTCCCTTTGTGACTGTTTGTCTATAGATCCCCAGTCTAGAACAATAAGTGCAGGAGAGAGATCTCTTTTTAACCTTACCCTAGAACCTGAAGGTTATGGTGTAATGAGTAGACACATGCTTGTTGATAAAAATGGGAAGAAGACTACAACAAAAGTATTTGTAACTCTTCCAGATCCTCCTAAAGAGACCCTCTCTATGGGATGCCCAGAGTGCAGAGAGAAGGAGAAGGCTATAGAGGATCAAGAGAGGGCTAAGAAGATATTAGATAGTTGGATTATAGCTGATATCTATTACTCCCCTGGTTGCTCTACATGCGAAGAGTTTATTATGGATGCTGGAGTTGAATACACCATAAAAAAACACAATATTTTAGAAAAAGAGGAGCTGACCTCCCTAGAGAAGAAGTTGAAATTATTAGATATAGGACTTAAAGAGTTTCCCCTATTAATCTATAAAGATAGAGTTCTACAGGGAGGAGAAGTAAATATTGAAAAATTTAAGAAGATATTATCTTTTAAACAAGAGACCACACTTAATGAAAAATACAGAAATACTCTAGAGTACCTAAAGCCCCTTCCTATATTTTTTGCAGGTCTTTTAGATGGAGTAAATCCATGCGCTTTTACCACTCTTCTCTTTTTAATATCATCCCTCTTTTATGTAGGAAGAGGGCGTAAAGAGATTTTAACAGTTGGTATTATATTCACTATAACAATTTTTTTATCCTACTACCTAGTTGGTCTAGGTCTACTTAATGTTATAAGAACCGCCTTTATTTTTCCAATAATTTCAAAAGTGATAAAATATATCTTAATTATTGCCCTACTAATACTAAGTTTATTAAGCTTTTTTGATGCTTATAACGCAAAAAAAGGTAGCGTAAACCAGATGAAATTACAGCTACCAAAGGGTATAAAAAAAAGGATTCACAATGTAATCAGGAAGAATACTAGAAATAGAGGTTTAGTTGTAGGTACAATTATAATTGGTATAATGGTTACAATTTTTGAATTAACTTGTACAGGACAAGTCTACCTACCAATTATATCCTACATAATAAAAATTGAAGCTAGTTTATCTTCCTATTTCTACCTTACCTTATATAATTTAGGTTTTATTATTCCACTTGTATTGGTATTTGCAACTATATATAAGGGTAGTAATAATAAGAAAATTGCCACATGGTTTAGTTCTAGACTCTATATTATTAAATTACTATTAGGGTTACTATTTGTAAGTATGATATTTTTTATATAA
- a CDS encoding ABC transporter ATP-binding protein, with protein sequence MLKIDNIHTYYGHIHALKGISLEVQQGEIISLIGANGAGKSTTLLSISGLEQPRSGTITFDGKELNGMTPDKIVSLGITQAPEGRRIFPGLTVLENLELGAFLRNDKKQIKKDIEFMYTMFPILGERRNQLGGTLSGGEQQMLTISRALMMEPKLLLLDEPSLGLAPIIVAQIFEEIKRVNRDYNITVFLVEQNANQALKISDRGYVLQNGVITMTDTGENLLKNDEVRKAYLGA encoded by the coding sequence ATGTTAAAAATTGATAACATCCACACATATTATGGTCACATTCATGCATTAAAGGGTATCTCTCTAGAAGTACAACAGGGTGAGATAATATCTTTAATTGGAGCAAACGGAGCAGGAAAGTCAACTACACTTCTCTCTATTTCAGGATTGGAGCAACCTCGGTCTGGTACTATAACATTTGACGGAAAAGAACTAAATGGCATGACTCCAGATAAAATAGTAAGCCTGGGTATTACTCAAGCTCCAGAAGGTAGAAGAATTTTTCCAGGACTTACAGTTTTAGAAAACCTAGAGTTAGGAGCCTTTCTTAGAAATGATAAAAAACAGATTAAGAAAGATATTGAATTTATGTATACAATGTTTCCTATTTTAGGTGAGAGAAGAAACCAATTAGGAGGAACTCTATCTGGTGGGGAGCAACAGATGTTAACTATCTCCAGGGCACTTATGATGGAACCAAAACTACTTTTATTAGACGAACCATCCCTAGGTTTAGCACCAATTATTGTAGCTCAGATATTTGAGGAAATAAAACGTGTAAATCGGGATTATAACATCACAGTATTCTTAGTTGAGCAAAATGCAAATCAGGCTCTTAAGATATCTGATAGAGGTTATGTGTTGCAAAATGGTGTAATAACAATGACAGATACAGGTGAGAACCTACTTAAAAACGACGAAGTTCGAAAGGCCTACCTTGGAGCTTAA
- a CDS encoding ABC transporter ATP-binding protein: MSNKVLEIKNLLMQFGGLKAVNNVSLDVNKSEITALIGPNGAGKTTFFNCVTGVYEPTSGDINITQPNGKIVRANGLKPNKITELGLARTFQNIRLFQDMTVLENVMIGRHTVTKANIFNAIINGKKTREEEQRIIHDSYEILKKLELDQFANEFACNLPYGAQRLLEIARALATDPQVLLLDEPAAGMNPQETISLITTIEKLKSEHDLSILLIEHDMHLVMNLSDMCYVMDYGKLIAKGTPEETVNNPVVIKAYLGEEF; encoded by the coding sequence ATGAGTAATAAAGTTTTAGAAATTAAAAACCTTCTAATGCAGTTTGGAGGTCTTAAAGCAGTAAACAATGTCTCATTGGATGTTAACAAGTCAGAAATTACTGCATTAATAGGTCCCAATGGAGCTGGAAAAACAACATTTTTTAACTGTGTTACAGGAGTTTACGAGCCAACCTCCGGGGACATAAATATAACCCAACCTAACGGTAAAATTGTGCGAGCAAATGGACTTAAACCTAATAAAATAACAGAACTTGGTCTTGCTAGGACATTTCAGAATATAAGACTATTCCAAGACATGACAGTATTAGAAAATGTAATGATTGGGAGACATACAGTTACTAAGGCAAATATCTTTAATGCTATTATTAATGGTAAAAAAACAAGAGAGGAAGAGCAAAGAATTATCCATGACAGTTATGAGATATTAAAAAAGCTAGAATTGGATCAATTTGCCAATGAGTTTGCCTGTAACCTACCCTACGGGGCCCAGAGACTACTTGAAATAGCTAGAGCATTGGCAACGGACCCTCAAGTTCTACTATTAGATGAGCCGGCCGCAGGAATGAACCCCCAAGAGACCATTTCTCTAATTACAACTATTGAAAAACTAAAGTCAGAACACGACCTATCAATACTCTTAATAGAACATGATATGCACCTTGTTATGAATTTATCCGATATGTGTTATGTAATGGACTATGGAAAACTAATAGCAAAGGGGACACCTGAAGAGACAGTAAATAATCCAGTTGTTATAAAAGCATATTTAGGAGAGGAGTTTTAA
- a CDS encoding ABC transporter permease subunit — MSNIEILKKSAINALLGVLLTFPITVIKVNTIDREITWRWYMILLVGSVVFLISFLWIKQLERQKAGVTFKFKESKIGQRYHTTISKPGVLKSVLITALVLITAIPFITSPYTTGIITSALIYIILGLGLNIVVGLGGLLNLGYAAYFGVGAYTYAILNMNFGVDFWVALPLGGIASALFGFIVGLPVLRLKGDYLAIVTLGFGEMTRIVTENFDSLTNGSSGIAKIPKPSFFGHTFGSFGSTRYIYLIALAVVILVIFIVWRMENSRVGRSWVAMREDDIACESMGIDLHKSKLTLFIISAAIAGIAGVLFAAKNTFINPQSFTVWESIMILCIVVLGGKGSVRGVILGALIIILLPEYLRAFQQYRMLIFGFLLVVMMVFRPGGIIQNVRKVYKIEGDLTNE, encoded by the coding sequence ATGAGTAATATTGAAATTTTAAAAAAATCAGCAATTAACGCTCTATTGGGTGTACTTTTAACATTCCCTATTACTGTTATTAAAGTAAATACAATAGACAGAGAGATAACATGGCGTTGGTATATGATACTACTAGTTGGATCTGTAGTTTTCTTAATAAGTTTTCTGTGGATAAAACAGCTTGAGAGACAAAAAGCAGGTGTAACATTTAAGTTTAAAGAGAGTAAAATTGGACAAAGATACCACACTACTATATCAAAACCAGGAGTTTTAAAGTCAGTTTTGATTACTGCATTAGTATTAATTACTGCAATACCTTTTATAACATCACCTTATACTACTGGGATTATAACATCTGCTCTAATCTACATTATATTAGGTCTTGGACTCAACATTGTTGTAGGTCTCGGAGGGCTTTTAAATCTTGGTTATGCCGCATATTTTGGAGTAGGAGCTTATACCTATGCCATATTAAATATGAATTTTGGTGTAGACTTTTGGGTAGCTCTACCACTAGGAGGTATAGCTAGTGCCCTATTTGGTTTTATAGTAGGTCTTCCTGTATTAAGACTAAAAGGTGACTATTTAGCCATTGTAACACTAGGTTTTGGAGAGATGACACGAATAGTAACCGAGAATTTCGATAGTTTAACTAACGGTTCTTCAGGAATTGCAAAAATTCCGAAACCTTCTTTTTTTGGTCATACATTTGGTTCTTTTGGATCTACAAGATATATCTATCTAATAGCATTAGCTGTAGTAATTTTAGTAATATTTATTGTATGGCGAATGGAGAACTCAAGGGTTGGGCGATCATGGGTTGCCATGAGAGAGGATGATATAGCCTGTGAGTCAATGGGTATTGATCTACATAAGTCAAAACTAACCCTGTTCATTATTAGTGCCGCAATTGCTGGTATAGCTGGTGTTCTTTTTGCAGCTAAAAACACATTTATAAACCCTCAGTCATTTACTGTTTGGGAATCAATAATGATTCTTTGTATAGTTGTTTTAGGAGGAAAGGGTTCAGTTCGTGGAGTAATTTTAGGAGCATTAATTATTATACTTCTACCAGAATATCTTAGAGCTTTTCAGCAGTATAGAATGTTAATTTTTGGATTTTTATTAGTGGTAATGATGGTATTCAGGCCAGGAGGAATAATCCAAAATGTACGAAAAGTTTATAAAATAGAAGGAGACCTTACCAATGAGTAA
- a CDS encoding branched-chain amino acid ABC transporter permease has translation MDVGYFFKLLLSGLTRGSIYALIALGYTMVYGIIKLINFAHGELYMLGAFTGLIIASLMSYAGINPVLSLVVATIVAIIYSSAYGVTIEKIAYKPLRKSQRLSALISAIGVSMFLQNFVLLFQTSDFLSFPNLIPDFKFLKPVENYLSSAQVLIYICTALFLLGFTLLVKFTKTGKAMRATSQDTKMAQLLGININRVISFTFLIGSAAAAIGGVLISSQMGQINFYIGFIVGIKAFVAAVLGGIGSLAGAVLGSIVLGLVESFGTGYISSNYEDLFAFVVLIVILTFKPDGLLGKSQKQKV, from the coding sequence ATGGACGTTGGATACTTTTTTAAGCTACTTTTAAGTGGTTTGACTAGGGGTAGTATTTATGCACTAATTGCCCTAGGTTATACAATGGTTTACGGTATAATAAAACTGATAAACTTTGCTCATGGTGAACTATATATGCTAGGGGCTTTTACAGGACTTATAATTGCAAGCTTAATGAGTTATGCAGGTATAAACCCAGTTCTTTCATTAGTGGTAGCCACAATTGTAGCTATTATCTATTCATCTGCTTATGGTGTTACTATTGAAAAAATAGCATATAAACCTTTAAGGAAATCCCAAAGATTATCCGCTTTAATCAGCGCGATTGGTGTTTCTATGTTTTTACAAAATTTTGTATTATTATTTCAAACATCAGATTTTTTATCATTCCCAAATTTAATTCCCGATTTTAAATTTCTTAAACCAGTAGAAAACTACTTGAGCTCTGCTCAGGTATTAATATATATATGTACAGCTCTATTTCTATTAGGCTTTACCCTACTTGTAAAATTTACAAAAACAGGAAAGGCAATGAGGGCAACATCCCAAGATACAAAAATGGCCCAACTTCTAGGTATTAACATAAATAGGGTTATTAGTTTTACTTTCTTAATTGGGTCTGCCGCTGCTGCTATTGGTGGAGTTTTAATAAGCTCACAAATGGGACAGATCAACTTTTATATTGGTTTTATAGTTGGTATAAAAGCATTTGTTGCTGCTGTTTTAGGTGGAATTGGAAGTCTAGCAGGTGCTGTGTTAGGTAGTATTGTACTGGGATTAGTAGAGAGTTTTGGAACAGGATACATTTCAAGTAACTACGAAGATCTTTTTGCCTTTGTTGTACTAATTGTAATTTTAACCTTTAAACCAGATGGACTTTTAGGTAAGTCTCAAAAGCAGAAGGTGTAA